A stretch of Coccidioides posadasii str. Silveira chromosome 2, complete sequence DNA encodes these proteins:
- a CDS encoding uncharacterized protein (EggNog:ENOG410PPPV~COG:C~TransMembrane:1 (i100-122o)~BUSCO:14756at33183) — protein sequence MLSRRILTAKLPVRACARLPSVARPAFTQVRYASQAEIEDPGMNGGYPNPPAQRRQFRDPYGGWWDPQDRRNFGEPVHEDNDILGTFTTESYTHFKAPKAFFLMGCAITTVFAFSGLVSLFYPDKPSVPRTFEDGLEKELGGANAVRARKPGEDSW from the exons ATGCTGTCCAGACGGATTTTGACGGCAAAATTGCCGGTGCGGGCTTGTGCCAGACTACCTTCGGTTGCCCGCCCTGCCTTCACGCAAGTTCGATATGCCTCCCAGGCTGAGATTGAAGATCCCGGAATG AATGGGGGTTATCCCAATCCTCCTGCTCAGAGACGCCAATTCCGCGATCCTTACGGCGGTTGGTGGGATCCACAGGATAGAAGGAACTTCGGAGAGCCGGTTCACGAAGATAACGATATCCTTGGCACATTCACTACCGAGTCATATACCCATTTCAAAGCTCCAAAGGCATTCTTCTTGATGGGCTGCGCTATCACCACTGTTTTCGCTTTCAGCGGCCTTGTCAGCCTTTTCTACCCTGACAAGCCCAGCGTTCCCCGTACGTTTGAGGACGGCCTTGAGAAGGAGTTAGGGGGTGCAAATGCAGTTAGG GCCCGAAAACCTGGCGAAGACTCATGGTAG
- a CDS encoding uncharacterized protein (EggNog:ENOG410PFJ4~COG:S~BUSCO:370at33183): MSTSSTNSYRISRRLNSHTSQDLRSHSRNISVVIRRPISHNDAYTYALRVAFLSYLLQPRLRRPQSLPPKPNPNRSSTTFHDLMKDFSLVRDSKSTRFPHGFIAELEKRLTGVLIGRERRKEYQDALVKRTFAVFLNALKEQSFKKRMEKDRRVEDLVLIFFSNATKELSKGKAPEDISWKLMVDRHVALFVRLITLILKDHDWLREKPELAARLATLETKLLAHDQDLAQASQPDRVGTPTEPVPLSYDVKDMHLVQVVAKIFGLRESQVQSDINKNKDSWTAKEALQDLKKYQAHLNLHTGKTLSRTDFEHEEAYESWKKAEAPHLSQMMLAIVQSNIELAKSTPVAGLPQFNDPHSETTPTSDAYSLSQPVDISALSISDVAEEPQLDTGDLYTFIPPDPRSYYRFILTQAITHDLNDRLLEPSEATSEIPSMKLLSKQSTELLNELALRWRIPTFSRAALFLEVFGSKFVDQEVDLDTLDSAFIFVKEPPPEKNKRASFVAPVFYDRNKWTRADICTMQRILASLHNALLRQLYETLMHCYDNKIPPLGPVLYVLENHVESDPNFLSSPEDQEQFQKYAHDGLVEKAKEVYQENLNKEVPPEQEAWEFYHVVQLSKAIMKLCQRIQKRYKKNPEIMGVNPLTALVNCVLPIFAEDAHDMVRRIIQQAENNDVEIEVQEGFDLYKELSDMRRVYAEVLPGDLFPMPIEELLADFVWRWVQLTDEKMVGWVEQAIKQDNFMVRTELPEDIPTEEQRHSVSVVDIFRSFNQVVNQIVELNWDDDVGYAKFMTSVSKSIGNALSRYCEILEQSFIKEMDRPTPEQEAAARQTKQEKWMQMAKEAWSSKEKVEPFHFFRESFVKLNNIEYALQQLDKLEKGINVDACAEVLSKNAPPLSKKQRKATNYVFTVKIVEAEDLKGCDMDGLSDPYVVLTDEYQKRIYKTRIIYDNLNPRWDDSVDIMTRTPLNIIATLWDWDAVGDHDYVGRTSLKLDPAHFSDFAPKEYWLDLDTQGRLLLRVSMEGERDDIQFYFGKTFRTLKRTEREMTRKTTEKLSAYINHCLSRRALKALLSRGISMSSVSSYFNRNRAPTSQAPTPVEIEGALHPLFTYFDDNFAIMNLTLTADAMRKVMARLWKEVLVTVEGLLVPPLSDKPSNQRPLTQQEVDIVSRWLTLLLSFFNAVDEETGEANGVPMDILKSPKYHEIQTLFFFYFEPTEHLIRTSERMANATAARQQANRNRLSVTSASFSPLAGIPSSRRGKSIMYKRNLGTMKKAKEEKWREAQAEPNDDMILRILRMRPEAAGYLRDRSRQKERLATAAAADLIVKQSLMASGGGRMSGILPRG; encoded by the exons ATGTCGACTTCATCTACAAATTCCTATCGCATATCGCGACGACTGAACAGCCATACGAGTCAAGATTTACGCTCTCATTCACGCAATATATCCGTGGTCATACGACGACCGATCAGCCACAATGACGCTTATACCTATGCTCTCCGCGTCGCGTTCCTTTCATACCTCCTACAACCACGGTTGCGCAGGCCGCAAAGCCTCCCTCCCAAGCCAAACCCAAACAGATCGTCAACGACATTTCATGATCTTATGAAGGATTTTAGTCTTGTTAGAGACTCAAAGAGCACGCGATTTCCGCACGGTTTCATTGCAGAGTTGGAAAAGCGCTTGACCGGTGTTCTGATTGGGCGTGAGCGAAGAAAAGAATATCAGGATGCGCTGGTGAAGCGGACTTTTGCAGTGTTTCTTAATGCCCTGAAGGAGCAAAGCTTTAAGAAACGGATGGAGAAAGATAGGAGGGTGGAAGACCTTGTGcttatattcttctcaaaTGCTACGAAAGAGCTTTCAAAGGGGAAAGCCCCCGAAGATATAAGCTGGAAGCTAATGGTTGATCGCCATGTTGCGCTTTTTGTCAGGCTTATTACTCTCATACTGAAGGATCACGATTGGCTGCGAGAAAAGCCCGAACTAGCTGCTAGATTGGCCACCCTCGAGACTAAGCTGCTGGCTCATGACCAAGACTTGGCTCAGGCGTCTCAGCCGGACAGGGTTGGCACGCCTACCGAGCCCGTTCCTTTGAGTTACGATGTCAAAGATATGCACTTGGTTCAAGTAGTGGCAAAGATATTTGGCCTCAGAGAATCACAAGTACAATCCGATATCAACAAGAATAAGGATTCTTGGACCGCCAAAGAGGCATTACAGGATCTCAAGAAGTATCAGGCGCACCTCAATCTACATACTGGAAAGACCCTCTCGAGGACCGATTTCGAACATGAGGAAGCTTATGAATCTTGGAAGAAGGCCGAAGCTCCGCATTTATCCCAAATGATGTTGGCAATTGTTCAATCCAACATAGAACTTGCAAAAAGCACTCCAGTAGCAGGATTACCACAGTTCAACGATCCGCACAGCGAAACGACACCCACTTCGGATGCTTATTCTTTAAGTCAACCCGTGGACATATCTGCTTTATCTATATCCGATGTTGCGGAAGAGCCGCAGCTTGACACGGGAGACCTCTATACCTTTATTCCGCCGGATCCAAGGTCGTATTATCGGTTCATCTTGACTCAAGCAATCACCCATGACTTGAATGACCGGCTACTGGAGCCATCTGAAGCCACTTCCGAAATTCCGTCGATGAAACTACTTTCAAAACAATCCACTGAGCTCCTCAATGAATTAGCGCTGAGATGGCGCATACCTACCTTTTCACGCGCGGCCTTGTTCTTGGAGGTGTTCGGATCTAAATTTGTGGACCAGGAGGTTGACCTCGATACCCTAGATTCGGCCTTTATATTCGTTAAAGAGCCTCCTCCCGAAAAAAACAAGCGGGCCAGCTTCGTCGCACCTGTGTTTTACGATAGAAACAAATGGACGCGGGCCGATATCTGTACCATGCAGCGGATACTAGCATCACTTCACAATGCTTTACTTCGGCAACTGTATGAAACACTCATGCATTGTTATGACAACAAAATTCCACCTCTTGGCCCAGTTCTCTATGTACTTGAAAACCATGTAGAATCGGATCCCAATTTCTTGTCCAGTCCGGAAGATCAGGAGCAATTCCAGAAGTATGCGCACGACGGCTTGGtggaaaaagcaaaggagGTCTACCAAGAGAATCTCAACAAGGAAGTTCCGCCTGAGCAGGAGGCGTGGGAATTCTACCATGTAGTACAGCTTAGTAAAGCAATTATGAAGCTCTGTCAGCGGATTCAAAAGAGATATAAGAAGAATCCAGAAATTATGGG TGTCAACCCTTTGACAGCGCTTGTTAACTGTGTTCTTCCTATATTTGCCGAAGACGCTCATGATATGGTCCGGAGGATCATCCAGCAAGCTGAAAACAACGATGTAGAAATTGAGGTGCAGGAAGGATTTGATCTATATAAGGAGCTATCAGATATGCGGCGTGTTTACGCAGAAGTTCTTCCCGG AGATCTATTCCCTATGCCCATCGAAGAGCTGCTGGCTGACTTTGTCTGGCGCTGGGTCCAGCTAACCGATGAAAAGATGGTTGGATGGGTAGAACAAGCCATTAAACAGGATAACTTCATGGTTCGAACGGAATTGCCGGAGGATATACCCACAGAGGAACAGCGACACAGTGTGTCAGTGGTTGATATTTTCAGGTCGTTCAACCAGGTAGTCAACCAAATAGTCGAGCTGAATTGGGATGATGATGTTGGGTACGCAAAGTTTATGACTTCTGTGTCGAAGTCCATCGGAAATGCGCTTTCGAGATATTGCGAGATCCTTGAACAATCCTTCATCAAAGAAATGGACCGACCCACTCCTGAACAAGAAGCAGCTGCAAGGCAAACAAAGCAAGAAAAATGGATGCAAATGGCGAAGGAAGCGTGGAGCAGTAAGGAGAAAGTGGAGCCATTCCACTTTTTCCGAGAG TCGTTTGTGAAACTTAATAACATCGAATATGCATTGCAGCAACTCGACAAATTAGAGAAAGGTATCAACGTTGACGCCTGCGCAGAGGTTCTCTCAAAGAATGCTCCTCCGCTGTCCAAAAAGCAGCGTAAGGCCACGAACTACGTCTTCACAGTCAAGATTGTTGAGGCAGAGGATTTGAAAGGATGCGATATGGACGGTTTGAGTGACCCATATGTGGTGCTGACCGATGAATACCAGAAACGCATCTACAAGACTCGCATAATCTATGATAACCTTAACCCGAGATGGGATGACAGTGTTGACATCATGACGAGAACACCTCTCAACATCATTGCCACActttgggattgggatgccGTGGGAGACCACGACTATGTCGGACGTACCTCTTTGAAATTGGATCCAGCTCATTTTAGCGATTTCGCACCCAAGGAATATTGGCTTGATCTTGATACCCAAGGCCGCTTGTTACTCCGGGTTAGCATGGAAGGAGAGCGGGATGACATTCAGTTCTATTTCGGTAAAACATTCCGGACGTTGAAACGGACAGAAAGAGAGATGACTCGCAAAACCACCGAAAAG CTCTCTGCGTATATCAACCACTGTCTGTCGCGCCGCGCGTTGAAGGCCCTACTATCAAGGGGGATTAGCATGTCTAGTGTCTCTAGTTACTTTAACAGAAATCGAGCTCCAACAAGCCAAGCTCCAACACCAGTCGAAATTGAGGGAGCGCTACATCCATTATTCACATACTTCGATGATAACTTTGCCATCATGAATTTAACCCTCACTGCAGATGCAATGAGAAAAGTGATGGCACGACTGTGGAAGGAAGTGCTAGTTACCGTAGAAGGCCTTCTCGTCCCTCCACTATCCGATAAACCTTCAAACCAACGACCTCTCACTCAACAAGAAGTGGACATCGTCTCACGGTGGCTCACTCTACTTCTCAGTTTCTTCAACGCCGTTGATGAAGAAACTGGCGAAGCAAACGGTGTGCCGATGGACATCCTCAAGTCCCCGAAATATCATGAAATTCaaactctcttctttttctacTTCGAACCAACGGAGCATTTAATCCGGACTTCCGAACGCATGGCCAACGCCACCGCAGCTCGCCAGCAAGCCAATCGGAACAGGCTTTCTGTGACTTCAGCATCGTTCAGCCCCCTTGCCGGCATTCCGTCTAGCCGGCGCGGAAAGAGTATAATGTATAAACGGAATTTAGGGACCATGAAAAAAGCTAAGGAGGAAAAGTGGCGAGAAGCCCAAGCCGAGCCCAATGATGATATGATTCTGAGAATCCTGCGGATGAGGCCCGAGGCAGCGGGATATCTACGAGACCGAAGTCGGCAAAAGGAAAGACTTGCGACGGCCGCAGCCGCAGATTTGATTGTTAAACAGAGCCTGATGGCAAGCGGTGGGGGACGGATGAGCGGGATCCTGCCGAGAGGATGA
- a CDS encoding uncharacterized protein (EggNog:ENOG410PP4P~COG:J~BUSCO:14759at33183) has protein sequence MFKRVLAPQRLSQRLLLTTPLRHQTVPRTFHSSIDPQSRRTMAEMSKVFTTEACPPAGPYSQAIKANGQVFVSGQIPFDSSAKHVGGTIAEQTEQCCKNVAAVLAAAGSSLDKVVKVNVFLVDMGDFKEMNGVFEKYFAHKPARSCVAVRELPAKVPVEIECIALA, from the exons ATGTTTAAAAGGGTCCTTGCTCCTCAACGTCTATCCCAGAGATTACTCTTGACAACTCCTCTTCGCCATCAGACAGTCCCTCGCACTTTCCATAGCTCAATTGATCCGCAATCTAGACGAACAATGGCCGAGATGAGCAAGGTGTTTACCACGGAGGCTTGTCCCC CCGCTGGCCCTTAC TCTCAAGCCATCAAAGCCAATGGCCAGGTCTTCGTCTCCGGCCAAATTCCTTTCGATAGCAGCGCCAAGCATGTTGGCGGCACCATCGCCGAGCAGACTGAGCAGTGCTGCAAGAACGTCGCTGCCGTTCTGGCCGCTGCGGGATCATCACTCGACAAGGTCGTCAAGGTTAAT GTCTTCCTCGTCGACATGGGCGATTTCAAAGAGATGAATGGTGTGTTTGAGAAGTACTTCGCGCACAAACCTGCTCGCAGCTGTGTCGCTGTGCGCGAGCTCCCAGCGAAAGTCCCTGTGGAGATCGAGTGCATTGCACTGGCATAA
- a CDS encoding uncharacterized protein (SECRETED:SignalP(1-16)~EggNog:ENOG410PR18~BUSCO:14604at33183), protein MSSLLLFLSLLQLASAHFHVDYPYWRGDSFKTQYTRPCGGVNVTTNRTEWPVNGGSLLFSAGHPWAITYVNLGIGNDDSVIFDVPLIPAFNQTGNGTVCFSKIQVPEGTQISPGTNASIQVIQLSELGSALYNCADITFSDNAGLLSSDKCQNSTNIGWRPLGASTSTTGTASTATNSNAASGLIVGLSTSKGIGVFVALLFNMAGGLF, encoded by the exons ATGTCTTCCCTTCTCCTCTTTTTATCCCTCCTCCAGCTGGCTTCGGCCCACTTCCATGTTGACTACCCCTACTGGCGAGGAGACTCTTTCAAAACACAATACACAAGACCAT GTGGTGGCGTAAACGTAACGACCAATCGTACCGAGTGGCCTGTTAATGGAGGCTCACTGCTCTTCTCGGCCGGCCACCCATGGGCGATAACGTACGTTAATCTTGGCATTGGAAACGACGACTCCGTGATCTTCGATGTTCCCCTCATACCCGCGTTCAACCAGACCGGCAACGGAACCGTTTGTTTTTCCAAAATTCAAGTTCCAGAGGGTACACAGATCTCTCCGGGGACAAACGCGAGTATTCAGGTCATTCAACTTAGCGAATTGGGGTCTGCCTTGTATAAT TGTGCCGATATCACGTTCTCCGATAATGCGGGATTGCTGAGCTCTGATAAGTGCCAGAACTCTACGAACATTGGATGGAGGCCACTTGGCGCCTCCACATCCACCACAGGCACAGCATCTACAGCGACAAACTCAAATGCTGCCTCAGGCCTGATTGTTGGCCTAAGTACATCGAAAGGGATTGGGGTGTTCGTTGCTCTCTTGTTTAACATGGCTGGCGGCCTCTTCTAG
- a CDS encoding uncharacterized protein (EggNog:ENOG410PJEY~COG:Q~TransMembrane:1 (i67-86o)~BUSCO:6962at33183), whose protein sequence is MNTCTRCLRTPLKAPWKAIQSTSLPREAFSSRGFVSTVSRSTKIQSRRISTDSSKSSGNKYGNRTKLAFALAVSGFTTTVILLYGGHRDAVRMDWQPKRKPAVDPTPAPSSGKPVPPDPYTVLGHEPIDVSKFPVEDAILTTAPNVPPPITRDHPALLRVPLTTTTKLSQLTSVYKYDQWTFNDSVPGPFIRARAGDVIELTITNKDPSGNPHNIDCHAFIGPGGGAPLTTVGFNESKTARFQLLYPGLYVYHCAAAPVPVHIANGMYGMIYVQQAEGDLPPVDKEYFVLQSEFYHEPPEVEDDGRPSSIVEFSYPNALREEPNVVVFNGSESALTRDKPLTANINETVRLFFGNAGPNLTSSFHVIGSNFKNVYREGDVISPPGQCIQTVSVPPGSATIVDMEMSVPGTYALVDHAIFRMDKGAVGYLNVSGEQRPDIYGSTQPPAPCVGCKLHP, encoded by the exons ATGAATACATGTACAAGGTGCTTGCGCACCCCTCTGAAAGCGCCCTGGAAAGCGATTCAATCTACCTCGCTACCGAGAGAGGCGTTCTCTTCGAGAGGCTTCGTTTCGACGGTTTCGCGGTCAACTAAAATACAGTCGCGAAGAATCTCAACGGATTCTTCCAAAAGCAGCGGTAACAAATATGGGAATCGCACAAAACTAGCCTTTGCTTTAGCCGTGTCTGGCTTTACCACTACAGTCATACTTCTCTATGGTGGTCATCGAGACGCTGTGCGGATGGATTGGCAGCCCAAACGAAAGCCTGCTGTTGACCCAACTCCTGCACCGAGTTCAGGCAAGCCAGTGCCCCCTG ATCCCTATACGGTCCTCGGGCACGAACCAATAGACGTATCAAAATTTCCCGTAGAGGATGCTATACTTACAACAGCACCAAACGTTCCTCCACCAATTACCCGAGACCACCCGGCCCTTCTTCGCGTCCCATTAACCACGACCACCAAGCTGTCGCAGCTTACAAGCGTGTACAAATATGATCAATGGACATTCAATGATTCAGTTCCGGGACCGTTTATCCGAGCACGAGCAGGAGATGTAATAGAATTGACGATAACAAACAAGGACCCATCTGGTAATCCGCACAACATCGATTGCCACGCGTTTATAGGTCCTGGTGGCGGCGCACCGTTGACAACCGTGGGGTTCAACGAGTCCAAAACTGCAAGGTTCCAGCTTCTTTACCCAGGGTTATACGTGTACCATTGTGCAGCGGCCCCAGTACCAGTCCACATCGCGAATGGAATGTATGGCATGATATATGTGCAGCAGGCTGAGGGTGACCTCCCGCCAGTGGATAAGGAATACTTTGTTCTACAAAGCGAGTTTTATCATGAACCTCCTGAAGTTGAAGACGATGGACGCCCATCATCCATCGTAGAGTTTTCGTACCCTAATGCTTTACGAGAAGAGCCCAACGTCGTCGTGTTCAACGGCAGCGAGTCGGCCCTCACAAGAGATAAACCCCTTACGGCGAACATCAACGAAACCGTgcgccttttttttggcaaTGCAGGGCCAAATCTGACCAGCTCGTTTCACGTTATCGGCAGTAATTTCAAAAATGTTTATCGCGAGGGCGATGTGATCAGCCCACCTGGCCAGTGTATACAAACCGTCTCTGTACCCCCTGGCTCTGCTACTATAGTTGATATGGAGATGTCGGTCCCGGGGACTTATGCGCTCGTGGATCATGCTATTTTCCGTATGGACAAAGGGGCGGTGGGATACCTGAATGTCTCCGGGGAACAGAGACCAGATATCTATGGGAGCACACAGCCCCCAGCGCCTTGTGTTGGGTGTAAATTACATCCTTGA
- a CDS encoding uncharacterized protein (EggNog:ENOG410PP4V~COG:S~TransMembrane:1 (o6-23i)~BUSCO:6199at33183), translating into MEDKTFFLFILWMIIVILVATRSPRSGLSKMFSSLEVQPEQDSKQLLALAEGFNALLEAAKQLTRQEQLLRSRLESAHDEYLKLSSQLAEGSTGQQTEASAGIPPQDITSHRNEKAAVDTGEWVRNIEHAGYVNQFGAKAVIQASEIAGRAIKAHSHRDEPQRPNACPFSKSDVRMSMEKDFTTPGTKGNLRCPFAKPSDEASASGQVVVNGESERCGNDDLDPIKAELHPGVPPCAASSTRSVTARCPIRYLNAHSPEEIAEFFQKHKHEIPRSHSICIQRYQNDPQNLRRLDGKYGDIVSMVQGLGAYHQPYLPSSPPPDMEQNGETDATDRVEKWAEDVSSKSPTPGTPPFNVVADDGDFEARGNHFERSLRDVRVGESPGRPWGIHVPISQEPAQSDVASLPAPVPASSWSNAKKSAERPQPTPTPLVDTMGSPSRNGRCPFSHSAKQEATSNPMQPGQPLNEPRPDITQASDAAAPPPRPQSPQPRIIFNGPVIFGYSGESVALFLEKLGQFGKL; encoded by the exons ATGGAAGACAAAACATTTTTCCTCTTCATATTGTGGATGATAATTGTCATCCTTGTCGCGACTCGATCTCCCAGATCCGGGCTGTCAAAAATGTTTTCTTCCTTGGAAGTTCAGCCTGAGCAAGATTCAAAACAACTGCTCGCGCTTGCAGAGGGATTCAATGCTCTGCTTGAAGCTGCCAAACAACTGACCAGGCAGGAACAGCTTCTTCGCAGCAGACTAGAGTCTGCCCATGACGAG TACCTGAAGCTTTCAAGCCAGTTGGCTGAAGGGTCGACTGGTCAGCAGACAGAGGCATCGGCGGGTATTCCTCCGCAAGATATTACCAGTCATAGAAACGAAAAGGCGGCAGTTGACACGGGTGAATGGGTTCGCAATATTGAGCATGCCGGTTATGTCAATCAGTTCGGTGCTAAGGCGGTAATACAAGCTTCGGAAATCGCAGGGAGAGCGATAAAAGCACACAGCCATCGGGATGAACCTCAGAGGCCAAACGCATGTCCTTTTTCCAAGTCCGACGTGAGAATGTCCATGGAAAAGGACTTTACAACACCCGGGACAAAAGGTAATTTACGCTGCCCCTTCGCGAAACCCAGCGATGAGGCTTCGGCCAGTGGGCAGGTAGTAGTAAACGGGGAATCGGAACGGTGTGGAAATGACGATCTAGATCCCATCAAGGCCGAGCTTCATCCGGGTGTACCCCCTTGTGCGGCGAGTTCAACTCGCTCTGTAACAGCAAGGTGCCCGATTCGCTATCTGAACGCTCACTCGCCGGAAGAAATAGCAGAGTTCTTCCAGAAGCATAAACATGAAATCCCTCGCAGCCACTCTATATGCATCCAGCGGTACCAGAATGACCCACAGAATCTTCGGCGGCTGGATGGGAAGTACGGTGATATTGTGAGCATGGTCCAAGGGCTTGGAGCCTATCATCAGCCGTATTTACCTTCCTCACCACCTCCAGATATGGAACAAAACGGGGAGACGGACGCCACGGACAGGGTCGAAAAGTGGGCCGAAGACGTCAGTAGCAAGTCGCCGACTCCAGGCACTCCTCCTTTCAATGTCGTCGCTGACGACGGCGATTTCGAAGCTAGGGGGAACCATTTTGAGCGCTCTTTGAGGGATGTCCGGGTGGGAGAGTCTCCAGGTCGACCGTGGGGAATCCATGTCCCGATTTCCCAGGAGCCAGCGCAAAGCGATGTCGCTTCGCTTCCCGCACCAGTTCCTGCGAGTAGTTGGTCGAACGCAAAGAAATCCGCTGAGCGTCCACAGCCAACTCCTACCCCCTTGGTTGATACAATGGGTAGTCCCTCTAGAAACGGTCGCTGCCCGTTTAGTCATTCCGCAAAACAGGAAGCTACATCTAACCCTATGCAGCCCGGTCAGCCATTAAATGAGCCACGTCCTGACATCACCCAGGCTTCCGATGCAGCTGCGCCTCCTCCGAGGCCTCAATCTCCTCAACCTCGGATTATCTTCAACGGACCAGTCATTTTCGGGTATAGCGGAGAATCGGTTGCATTGTTCCTTGAGAAACTGGGCCAATTCGGAAAGCTTTAG
- the APT1 gene encoding adenine phosphoribosyltransferase (EggNog:ENOG410PNKV~COG:F~BUSCO:13633at33183), translated as MSNNSATTQTNREQSDVSSKVPGHPSTTSASSSELASLKIRLQNALRQFPDFPSPGIIFLDILPIFADPSLHEDLIRSLELHVLETYGDQKPDVIVGLDARGFLFGPSLALRLGASFVPVRKKGKLPGPVETQVYEKEYGSDHFEMQAGAIKPGQKVIVVDDIIATGGSASAAGNLVQKLGGNLLGFVFMLEIDFLKGRAKLHAPVYTLLSS; from the exons ATGAGTAACAACTCTGCCACCACGCAGACGAATCGTGAGCAATCCGATGTCTCCTCCAAAGTGCCCGGACACCCCTCCACCACTTCCGCCAGTTCCTCCGAACTCGCCAGTCTTAAGATAAGACTGCAAAATGCCTTGCGCCAGTTCCCGGACTTCCCCTCGCCTGGCATTATCTTCCTGGACATACTCCCGATCTTCGCCGACCCCTCACTCCATGAGGACCTTATTCGAAGTCTTGAGCTTCATGTGCTCGAAACATATGGAGACCAGAAACCCGATGTGATCGTCGGTCTGGACGCTCGTGGGTTCTTGTTTGGACCATCTCTGGCGCTTCGATTGGGAGCTTCCTTTGTTCCTGTGAGGAAGAAGGGTAAACTGCCCGGTCCTGTGGAGACCCAGGTCTACGAGAAGGAATATGGATCGGATCACTTCGAAATGCAAGCAGGTGCAATCAAACCTGGCCAGAAAGTTATTGTTGTCGATGATATTATCGCAACAG GTGGCTCTGCAAGTGCTGCTGGAAATCTCGTGCAAAAACTTGGAGGCAATTTGCTGGGCTTTGTCTTCATGCTCGAAATCGACTTCCTCAAGGGACGCGCGAAGCTTCACGCACCAGTTTACACCCTCCTCTCCTCATAG